TCGCGATGCTGAACATGGCGTTCGGCGAGGATGACGAGGACGAGTCGACGAAGAAGCCCAAGTCGTCGAAGAAGATCGTCGCGACCTGCCCGCACTGCTTCAACACCATCGCGAACGAGTACCCGCAGCTCGGCGGCGAGTACGAGGTCATCCACCACACCCAGCTGCTCCAGCACCTCATCGACGAGGGCAAGCTGATCCCGGTGACTCCGGTCGAGGGCCTGATCACGTACCACGACCCGTGCTACCTGGGCCGTCACAACAAGATCTACACCCCGCCGCGCGAGATCATCGCGAAGGTCCCGGGCCTCAGGAACGAGGAGATGCACCGCCACAAGGAGCGCGGCTTCTGCTGCGGCGCCGGTGGTGCCCGGATGTGGATGGAGGAGCGGATCGGCAAGCGCATCAACAACGAGCGCGTCGACGAGGCTCTGTCGTTGAACCCCGACATCGTCTCCACCGCCTGCCCGTTCTGCCTGGTCATGCTGACCGACTCGGTCAACGGCAAGAAGAACGACGGCAAGGCGAAGGAGTCGGTCCAGGTGGTCGACGTATCGCAGCTGCTGCTGGACTCCGTGAAGACCCCGGCCGACCCGGCCGGCGAGGCGGAGCCGGCGGACGCACCGGAGCCGGAGCCGGTGAAGTAGCTCGGGCTGTCGTGCGACAGAAGCGGCCGGACCTGCCTCGGGGGCAGGACCGGCCGCTTCTGCTTTCCCCCGAGGGGGCCGGGGACATCCCCTACGGGATGTCACAGCTCGGCAGCAATGGCGGGCAGGTTCCCCAGGCACTCTCACCGCACCCGCGCGGACCAGGTACGTTCGACGACGTGGCTGGATTCAGGATCGGACGCGGCCGGGACAACCGCACCCCGCAGCAAGCGCAACAGCAACCGCGGCAGCAGCCGTACGGCACACAGGCACCACCGCCGTACGCCCAGCAGCCATGGCCCCCGACGGGAGGAAACGGCGCCCCGCCGCCCCCGTACAACGGCGGCGGCCACGGCGAGCCGGAATACTTCGGCGACCCGTACCAGCAGCCCCACCACCCCCACGGGCCCGCCCAGCACGGCGACCCGTACGCCAACTCCCCCGGCCACACCCAGGCGTTCAGCATCGGCGAGGACCCGTACGGCGACGGCAACACCTACCGCGCCGGCCAGGCCCCCGCCCAGCCCGCGGGCCCACGACTGCCGTGGAAGGACCTGCTCACCGGCATCGTGCTGCGCCCGGGTCCGACGTTCTGGCAGATGCGCGACTACCCCGTCTGGGGCCCGGCGCTGATCGTCACGTTCCTGTACGGCCTGCTCGCCCTCTTCGGCTTCGACCAGGCCCGGGACGACGCGATCCACGCGACGATCTCCACAGCGGTCCCCTACGTCGTCGTCACGGGCATCGGCTTCGTCATCGGCGGCCTGGTCCTGGGCGCGGTCACGCACACGCTCGCCCGCCAGCTCGGCGGCAACGGCTCCTGGCAGCCGACCGTGGGCCTCTCCATGCTGATCATGTCGATCACGGACGCGCCCCGCCTGATATTCGCGCTCTTCCTCGGCGGCGAGAACTCCCTGGTCCAGGTCCTCGGCTGGATAACCTGGCTGGCCTCGGCCGCGCTCTTCACCTCGATGGTGAGCAAGTCGCACGACCTGCCGTGGCCGAAGGCTCTGGGCGCATCGGCGATCCAGCTGATCGCCCTGCTGTCGATCATCAAGCTGGGCACGATCTGACGCTCCCGCCGACAGGCACAGAAGAACCCCCGGAGCAGACCCCGGGGGTTCTTCCATATCTCCGTCTCCGGGCGGGCGTCAGGCGTCGAGAACCTGACCACTACGCCGCACGACGGGCTTGTCCACGCTCCACGGGAAGTTGATCCAGCGATCGGTCTTCTTCCACACGTACTCGCACTTCACGAGCGAATGCGACTTCTCGTAGATGACCGCGCTGCGCACCTCTGCGACATGATCGATACAGAAATCACGCACAAGCTTCAGAGTCTTCCCGGTATCGGCGACATCGTCGGCGATCAGGACCTTCTTGTCCGAGAAGTCGATGGCATTCGGAACGGGTGCCAGCATGACCGGCATTTCCAGCGTGGTGCCCACCCCGGTGTAGAACTCCACATTCACCAGATGAATGTTCTTGCAGTCCAGGGCATACGCGAGCCCGCCCGCGACGAATACCCCGCCGCGCGCGATGCTCAGCACGACATCGGGCTCGAAACCGTCGTCGGCCACGGTCTGCGCCAGCTCACGCACGGCCTGGCCGAACGCCTCGTACGTCAGGTTCTCCCGCACGTCATCGCTCATCCGGCATCACACCTGAGTCCGGTGGAAATTCATGAAGGAGCGCGACGCGGTCGGCCCACGCTGCCCCTGATACCGCGATCCGTACCGCTCGGAGCCGTACGGGAATTCCGAGGGCGAGCTCAGCCGGAACATGCACAGCTGCCCGATCTTCATTCCCGGCCACAGCTTGATCGGCAGCGTCGCGAGATTCGACAGCTCCAGGGTCACGTGCCCGGAGAAACCGGGGTCGATGAACCCGGCGGTCGAATGAGTCACAAGACCGAGCCGTCCCAGCGAACTCTTGCCCTCCAGCCGCGACGCGAGATCGTCGGGCAGCGAGATGACCTCGTACGTCGAAGCGAGCACGAACTCACCGGGGTGCAGGATGAACGCCTCGTCG
This sequence is a window from Streptomyces sp. NBC_01217. Protein-coding genes within it:
- a CDS encoding phosphoribosyltransferase; this translates as MSDDVRENLTYEAFGQAVRELAQTVADDGFEPDVVLSIARGGVFVAGGLAYALDCKNIHLVNVEFYTGVGTTLEMPVMLAPVPNAIDFSDKKVLIADDVADTGKTLKLVRDFCIDHVAEVRSAVIYEKSHSLVKCEYVWKKTDRWINFPWSVDKPVVRRSGQVLDA
- the dcd gene encoding dCTP deaminase; the encoded protein is MLLSDKDIRAEIDAGRVRIDPFDASMVQPSSIDVRLDRYFRVFENHRYPHIDPAVEQADLTRMVEPDGDEAFILHPGEFVLASTYEVISLPDDLASRLEGKSSLGRLGLVTHSTAGFIDPGFSGHVTLELSNLATLPIKLWPGMKIGQLCMFRLSSPSEFPYGSERYGSRYQGQRGPTASRSFMNFHRTQV
- a CDS encoding YIP1 family protein, with the translated sequence MAGFRIGRGRDNRTPQQAQQQPRQQPYGTQAPPPYAQQPWPPTGGNGAPPPPYNGGGHGEPEYFGDPYQQPHHPHGPAQHGDPYANSPGHTQAFSIGEDPYGDGNTYRAGQAPAQPAGPRLPWKDLLTGIVLRPGPTFWQMRDYPVWGPALIVTFLYGLLALFGFDQARDDAIHATISTAVPYVVVTGIGFVIGGLVLGAVTHTLARQLGGNGSWQPTVGLSMLIMSITDAPRLIFALFLGGENSLVQVLGWITWLASAALFTSMVSKSHDLPWPKALGASAIQLIALLSIIKLGTI